In Helianthus annuus cultivar XRQ/B chromosome 3, HanXRQr2.0-SUNRISE, whole genome shotgun sequence, a single window of DNA contains:
- the LOC110928718 gene encoding uncharacterized methyltransferase At2g41040, chloroplastic isoform X1, with the protein MAAASSSSVNHMLHPLQHHTLLVPKLPNVFKYPKFQSTFQYSSSRVRPLSALVATESETITQPQDSGEVDLFACPVCFEPLIRKGPAGFNLPAIYRSGFKCIKCNKSYSSKNMYLDLTLIAGAKEYVEAQPSRTELFRSPLVSFLYERGWRQNFRTRGFPGPDEEFNMAQEYFKPAEGGILVDVSCGSGLFSRKFAKSGTYSKVIALDFSENMLRQTYDFMKADDTILNSNLALVRADVSRLPFPSGSIDAIHAGAALHCWPSPSNAIAEINRVLRSGGVFVSTTFLRSTSSTPAILRPFDRRIAGNYNYLIEEEIEDLVKSCGFTNYTCKIQQAFIMFSAQKP; encoded by the exons ATGGCAGCCGCATCATCTTCCTCTGTAAATCACATGCTCCATCCTCTTCAACATCACACCTTACTTGTTCCTAAACTACCCAATGTTTTCAAGTATCCGAAGTTCCAATCTACTTTTCAGTACTCATCTTCAAGAGTTCGACCGCTTTCTGCCCTTGTTGCCACTGAATCG GAGACAATCACTCAGCCCCAAGATTCAGGGGAAGTTGACTTGTTTGCATGTCCTGTTTGTTTTGAACCACTTATAAGAAAAGGTCCTGCTGGTTTCAATTT GCCTGCAATCTACCGTTCAGGTTTTAAGTGTATAAAGTGCAACAAATCATATTCAAGCAAAAACATGTATCTTGATCTTACTCTAATTGCTGGCGCAAAAGAATATGTTGAAGCTCAACCATCTCGGACTGAGTTATTTCG GAGCCCACTTGTTTCATTTTTGTATGAACGTGGATGGCGTCAAAATTTCAGAACTAGAGGTTTTCCTGGTCCAGATGAGGAG TTCAACATGGCTCAAGAGTACTTCAAGCCAGCAGAAGGTGGAATTTTAGTAGATGTTAGTTGTGGAAGCGGTTTGTTTTCCCGCAAGTTCGCAAAATCCGGGACCTACTCAAAAGTCATAGCTCTTGATTTTTCTGAAAATATGCTCCGTCAAACTTATGATTTTATGAAAGCGGATGACACAATTTTAAACTC CAATCTTGCGCTTGTAAGGGCAGATGTTTCCAGGCTTCCGTTCCCCTCGGGTTCGATTGATGCGATTCATGCTGGTGCGGCTTTGCATTGTTGGCCATCTCCTTCTAATGCA ATTGCAGAAATTAATCGAGTATTGCGAAGTGGTGGTGTGTTCGTTAGTACAACATTCCTACGATCGACTTCATCAACTCCTGCTATACTAAGGCCATTTGATCGG AGGATTGCTGGGAATTATAACTACTTAATAGAAGAAGAGATTGAAGACTTGGTCAAATCATGTGGTTTCACAAATTACACATGCAAAATTCAGCAAGCTTTCATCATGTTTTCTGCACAAAAGCCTTGA
- the LOC110928718 gene encoding uncharacterized methyltransferase At2g41040, chloroplastic isoform X2, which yields MAAASSSSVNHMLHPLQHHTLLVPKLPNVFKYPKFQSTFQYSSSRVRPLSALVATESETITQPQDSGEVDLFACPVCFEPLIRKGPAGFNLSPLVSFLYERGWRQNFRTRGFPGPDEEFNMAQEYFKPAEGGILVDVSCGSGLFSRKFAKSGTYSKVIALDFSENMLRQTYDFMKADDTILNSNLALVRADVSRLPFPSGSIDAIHAGAALHCWPSPSNAIAEINRVLRSGGVFVSTTFLRSTSSTPAILRPFDRRIAGNYNYLIEEEIEDLVKSCGFTNYTCKIQQAFIMFSAQKP from the exons ATGGCAGCCGCATCATCTTCCTCTGTAAATCACATGCTCCATCCTCTTCAACATCACACCTTACTTGTTCCTAAACTACCCAATGTTTTCAAGTATCCGAAGTTCCAATCTACTTTTCAGTACTCATCTTCAAGAGTTCGACCGCTTTCTGCCCTTGTTGCCACTGAATCG GAGACAATCACTCAGCCCCAAGATTCAGGGGAAGTTGACTTGTTTGCATGTCCTGTTTGTTTTGAACCACTTATAAGAAAAGGTCCTGCTGGTTTCAATTT GAGCCCACTTGTTTCATTTTTGTATGAACGTGGATGGCGTCAAAATTTCAGAACTAGAGGTTTTCCTGGTCCAGATGAGGAG TTCAACATGGCTCAAGAGTACTTCAAGCCAGCAGAAGGTGGAATTTTAGTAGATGTTAGTTGTGGAAGCGGTTTGTTTTCCCGCAAGTTCGCAAAATCCGGGACCTACTCAAAAGTCATAGCTCTTGATTTTTCTGAAAATATGCTCCGTCAAACTTATGATTTTATGAAAGCGGATGACACAATTTTAAACTC CAATCTTGCGCTTGTAAGGGCAGATGTTTCCAGGCTTCCGTTCCCCTCGGGTTCGATTGATGCGATTCATGCTGGTGCGGCTTTGCATTGTTGGCCATCTCCTTCTAATGCA ATTGCAGAAATTAATCGAGTATTGCGAAGTGGTGGTGTGTTCGTTAGTACAACATTCCTACGATCGACTTCATCAACTCCTGCTATACTAAGGCCATTTGATCGG AGGATTGCTGGGAATTATAACTACTTAATAGAAGAAGAGATTGAAGACTTGGTCAAATCATGTGGTTTCACAAATTACACATGCAAAATTCAGCAAGCTTTCATCATGTTTTCTGCACAAAAGCCTTGA
- the LOC110928719 gene encoding 1-(5-phosphoribosyl)-5-[(5-phosphoribosylamino)methylideneamino] imidazole-4-carboxamide isomerase, chloroplastic: MEIRNLDVNSTQLRLDSFNRLPNPSIFSSTRKQKFVAAPSQASRSQSLSIRCGVKFRPCIDIHKGKVKQIVGSTLSDTKGNDSTLVTNFESDKSAAEYATLYKEDGLKGGHVIMLGADPLSNEAAIGALHAYPGGLQVGGGINSQNALSYIEEGASHVIVTSYVFNNGQMDHERLKELVHLVGKQRLVLDLSCRKKDGKYAIVTNRWQTFSDVYLDEKIITFLSEYCDEFLVHGVDVEGKKLGIDEELVELLGKLSPIPVTYAGGVTVIDDMERIKVAGTGRVDVTVGSALDIFGGKLAYKDVVDWHFQQQALPV; the protein is encoded by the exons ATGGAAATTAGGAACCTTGACGTTAATTCAACACAGTTGAGACTCGATTCCTTTAATAGGCTTCCAAACCCATCTATATTCAGTTCCACCAGAAAGCAGAAGTTTGTAGCTGCACCTTCACAGGCCTCAA GATCTCAATCATTATCTATCAGATGCGGAGTAAAGTTTCGCCCTTGCATTGATATACACAAG GGGAAAGTAAAGCAGATTGTTGGGTCTACGCTTTCAGATACAAAGGGAAATGATTCGACCCTTGTTACGAACTTTGAATCTGATAAATCAGCTGCTGAATACGCAACTCTTTATAAAGAAGATGGTCTTAAAGGTGGTCATGTAATCATGTTGGGAGCCGATCCTTTGAGTAATGAAGCAGCCATTGGGGCCCTACATGCTTATCCAG GTGGTCTTCAAGTCGGAGGTGGTATTAATTCACAAAATGCTTTGAGTTACATAGAAGAAGGAGCTAGCCATGTCATCGTCACTTCA TATGTATTCAACAATGGACAAATGGACCACGAGAGGCTCAAAGAACTTGTTCACCTTGTTGGAAAACAAAGGCTTGTCTTGGATCTTAGTTGCAGGAAGAAG GATGGTAAGTATGCCATTGTTACCAATAGGTGGCAGACATTTAGTGATGTGTATCTCGATGAGAAGATAATAACTTTTCTTTCAGAGTATTGTGATGAGTTTTTGGTTCATGGTGTAGACGTTGAAGGGAAAAA ATTGGGCATTGACGAAGAACTTGTAGAACTACTCGGCAAGCTGTCCCCG ATTCCGGTGACATATGCTGGTGGTGTCACCGTAATTGATGACATGGAGAGAATAAAAGTTGCAGGAACGGGGCGTGTGGACGTGACAGTGGGTAGTGCTCTCGACATTTTTGGAGGGAAATTGGCTTATAAAGATGTTGTGGATTGGCATTTTCAGCAACAAGCTCTACCAGTTTAG